TCTTGAGCAGCATCTTCTGCTACTTCTGTTGAAACTTCTTCATTCAATTCTTCATTCTCTAAAAACTCTGACATTTATCCGGTTCCTCCTAAGCGTTACCATATCTCTGGTTTACATTATAAACCAAGTATTACTATTATATCAAATTATTATAACCAAGTCTAGCTTATTTAGCTATTTCCCAGCGGGTTTTAAGATACATTCTGATTGTTTACTAATAGCAATTATTGCCGAATTATGTTCAAAATATGTGCCACTGTCGCTTCAGTGGTCATATGACTGTTATCTAATTCTATTGCATCGCTAGCTTTACGAAGGGGACTCTCCGCTCGACTACTGTCATAAGCATCCCGTTGAATAATACTCTCCAATAATGCTTCATAAGACTGATTACTTAAGCCCTTGGCCTGATTTTCAGCGAAGCGTCTCTCAGCCCGTATTTCAGGTGAAGCAGTGAGGTAGAATTTATAATCAGCTTCAGGCAAGACCACTGTACCAATATCCCGCCCATCCATAACGATTGATTGATTTAAAGCGAAACGTTGTTGCATTGCCACAAGGGCTGCTCTAACTTCTTTAATAGCTGCTACTTCTGAAACAGCGTTCGTCACATCGTCCTGGCGTATTGCTTCCGTTACATCATGACCATTTAAATAAACACGCTGACCTGATGGACTTGCTGCAAAGTCAATATCAATCCGCGCCAATACATCCTGAACTGCTTCAATATCACTCAAATCAATCGCTTGCTCTTGTAAAGCTAACGTAACTGCCCGATACATCGCCCCGGTATCAAGGTAAATAATGTCTAAGGCCTCACTCAAGGCCTTTGCCAAAGTACTCTTCCCTGAAGAAGCCGGACCGTCAATTGCAATATGTAACACACTATCCCTCCACTCTCAAATAAAAAACGAGACCATTCACCAATGGCCTCGCTATACTAAAATTCTACGGAATCTGAATTACTGCCCCTGGATGAATAGGCGTATCAATCGACGCACCGTTGGCTGCAGCAAGTGTATAGACATCTACGCCGTACATTCTTGCAATCGCATACCATGATTCACCTGCAGAAACCGTATGCGTCGTTCCGGCTGTCGGAGCTGGCTCTTCATAGACAGGCTCTTGGGCAACTGCCGGATCTTGGTAGACAGGTTCAGGCGGTGTAATTGAAGATTCTGGACGACTCATACTGCTGGACTCGTCTTCACTTTCTGATTCCCGACTAGAACTACTTACAGAACTTTCACTACTCGACTCTTCTGAAGAGGATTCTTCTGAAGTTGAACTTGCTTCTGAATTTCTTGAAATCATCACCTGCTCTGTTGTACGCTCAGCAATCTCCTTATTATCCCGTTGAGCTGAAATTACACCCCACAGAATGAACGGCAATAATACTGTCAAAATCAAAGCAGCTAACAATACACGCGATAGCGTAGTCGCTTCTTTAGCTGGTTGATTCCGAGCAGAACGAGAATACTGGCGATTCTTAGGATTCTCATCTTGACCGAAACGTCGATTCCACGGGCGACGACTTTCTTCATCCGCCCGACTACCTGGCTCATCTAAGGACGGGTCGACTTCTTGCTCGTCTCTTACCTCAAAAGAGTCTTCCTGCTCCTCAAAGCGATCATCGTTAAATTCATTTTCCTTGTCTTTTGGCATCGATATCCTCCTACATACATATGTTCAGAAAACATATCATATTACACTTTCTTAGTTTACCACAAAGCTCGCAGAAATACATTTTAGCATAGTAATTTTCTATAAAACTTCATCTATTTGAAAGATATTCGTAACACTTTGGTAACATAGGTTCACTTTTTGGTACTTTTATTTGGTAATAAGATTTTGTTTCGCCCTTAAAGACTCGCCTGAATGTACTCTTCATAAAGTACATTGCGCTTGAAGAGTTGCGGATAGAACACTTTAATGACAAAGACTTGGCCGACACTATTGATGAGTCCTTTAAGCAGATTAAAAGGCACTAAAATCAATAGTAAATAATCACGGATATTATCGATAGGGAAATGCAATACTTTGGTATAAAGTGGCACAGCAATGAAATAATTAAATAATAACATCACTACCGTGAGTGTCAGTGTAGAAACTACTCCCATCAGAAGATAACGCATCTTAGGGGCTAAGCTTTTCCCTTTGCTCAAGAAGAAGTGACTGGGAATAAATAATGCTAAAGAAGCCGCCATACTCATCATCATCCCAATGGGAATCCCCGCTTCGCCACCGAAAAATAAATAGTGCAAGAAATCTCGAATAAAGGCTACCGCCAATAAGCCAACAGGTCCTTTCACTAACATACCTACCAGCACCACTAAATCACTGAAATCAAATTTCAAAAATTGGGCCGGTGGGAAGATGGGCAACTCGATTAACCTTAGTATAAAAGCCCAAGCCCCTAGAATTGCAAGTAATACCGTTGTCTTCGATTGACTTTTCGCCATATCGTCCGCCTCCTTTAAATAGAAAAAAACCGATCACCTTAGGGCAATCGGTTCAAACACGTCATTCTTCTCTCATCCAGACTTTACTGTCGGTATTGGAATTTCACCAATTCAGCGCTGAAGCGCTTGTGGACTTTACCACCGGTCGGGAATTACACCCTGCCCTGAAGAATTTTTTATTGTGTTTACTATAGCATATAATTAAGCCGTTCACAAGCGCTAAGCTAACTTATTTGATCGCGCTTTCAGCTTCTTTGCGAAGTTTATCAACTTCAAAGGCTGTTAATTCGCGCCACTGACCCGGTTGCAAGTTACCCAGATCAAGGAAACTGAAACGTTCGCGCTTCAAGGAGACGACTGTGCGCCCGACTGCTTCAAACATTCGCTTAACTTGATGGTTCCACCCTTCACGAATGGTTAATTCCACCACACTCATTTGCTTACGGTCATTGGTAGATAGGACCCGCACTTTGGCTGGGGCCGTCCTTTGTTTATCGAGCATAACTCCCCGGCGTAAGTTTTGCATATCAGCCTCTGCTAAAAAACCATCGATTTTAGCAATGTAAGTTTTGTTGATTTTATAACGAGGGTGCATCATTAGATTCGCGAAATCCCCATCATTGGTCATCATTAATAAACCGGTCGTATCAAAGTCCAGGCGCCCAATTGGATAAATCCGTTCCGGAATGCCTTGGACATAATCTGTTACGACGGGGCGCTCTTTGTCGTCGCTAACGGCTGAAATCACATTTCTAGGTTTATAAAGGAGAATATAGCGAGGCTCTTCTTTATAAATAGGGACCCCATCTACTTCAATGGTATCCTCCCGTGAAACCTTCGTCCCCAGTTCCCGGACGACTTCCCCATTGACTTTTACCCGACCAGCTTGGATAATCTCTTCGCATTTGCGTCGACTAGCCACCCCGGCATGAGCCATAACTTTCTGTAATCTTTCCACTAATCATCCTCCTCTTCTTGATGGAAGTACTCAACATTCCATTCTTCAATGTCAAACAAACTCTCAGACGTTAATTCCGCATTGAGTGCAAGCGGTTCAATATCCGGAAGATCATTAAGACTTTCCAAACCGAAATAATCCATAAAATACGGTGTTACCCCATAAAGGAGGGGGCGTCCAGGCGCTTCAACACGTCCTACTTCTTGAATTAAATCGCGCTGCATCAATTTCTGTAACATGCTTTGCGAGGAAACCCCGCGAATCTCATCGACGCTCAGACGCGTGATCGGTTGGCGGTAAGCTACAATGGCCAATGTTTCAACAGCCGCCCGACTCAATTGCTGATTGACCGGTTGTTGGGCAAAGGCCTTCACATCTTCTTCAAGAAAGGCTTTCGTCACGAGGCGGTAACGCTGATTATAATTTACCAATTCAATCGGAGAAGTTTCGTCCGTTTGCAAGGTAAGTTTTAACGCTTGTAAATTCTCCTGCACTTCCACCGATGGTACATTCAATACTTGGACGAGATCTGCTTCACTAACGCCTTCTTCGCCGGCTACGAATAAGATGCCTTTAATTCTAGTAAGTAATTGAATGGCTTGCATGCGCAACCTCGCTTCCTTTCAGTGTGATGGGACCGGTGGGTACTTCCTGCTGAAAGACAATCCACTGCTTACGAACTAATTCTAACATGGCAAGAAAGGCCGAAATAATTTGAGACGGAGTTTCCTCCTCCACAAATTCTAAGAAGGCCACTTCTGTATGCGGATGCAGTTGGAAATAATTCTGCATACTTTCAATCTTCTCGTCCACTGTGACCGGATCCCCTTGAATTTCGCGTAATTTAGGTTCCCTGTCTTGGGCCCGTTTAAGGACATCTTCCATACTGATTGCTAAGTCTTCTACCGTATAAGCCCCCGCTTTAAGCTTGACTTCAGCTATATGAGCAGATAAATCAGCCAAAGGACGGTCATAGGCCCGTCCTCTGTCCGCTTCTTGCTTTTGTAATTGACTGGCAACGTCTTGAAATTGCTGGTACAACAACAACTGTTGCACTAAAGCAGCCCGCGGATCCTCACCTTCATACGGATCATCCAACTCATCATCCGGCTCAATTGGGAGGAGTAAGCGGCTTTTAATCTCAAGCAAGGTCGCAGCCATGACTAAGTAATCCCCGACCACATCCAATTGCACTTCTTGCATGGAATGAACATAAGCTAAATATTGCTCCGTAATTTCAGTCATAGGGATGTCATTAATATCTACTTCTAACTTGCGAATTAAATGAAGCAGTAAGTCAAAAGGCCCCGTAAATACTTCTAATTCAAGATGCAATTCATCGGCAAATAGCTCACTCATCGCCAAGCCGGTCCTTTTCATAGCGCTGTGTCCATCCGGCTAGGTGATCACTCAACTGCATATTACTCAAAATTTTAGCTTCTGGATAATAGGCCTTGAGTGCCTTAAACATTTCATAAGCCGATTCCTCATCTCTGAAAGAAGGCAAAAGGACATACTTCTGCAAATACAGTGTCGATTGGGGCAAATCTTCCCCGTCTTCTTTGTCAAGGATGATAAGGCCAATGAAATTATCGGCCCCCTCAGGCTTATAAAGTAAAATCTGTGTCGTTTGAGACTCCTGATATGCTGTTAAATCTTGCTTCAGCACTTCAGTTGAAGGTACTTCTTCATCATAGGTATACGATAGGAGACCTAAAACGATTTTCTCATGTTTGTTTTTAGAACTGACTAGCATAATACCACCTTTCTGCCAGAACTAAATCCGTTGAATCAGTTCCTGCATAAGTTGTTCAAATTTCGGTTTCACTTGCATAGAGACATTTACTACATCATCGTGAGCCTGGGTATCCTGCATCCCAGCAGCTTTATTGGTGATACATGAAATCCCAATGACTTCAATACCACAGTGCTTAGCTACGATTACTTCAGGCACCGTTGACATACCTACCGCATCGCCACCGATAATGCGAACCTGGCGAATCTCCGCAGGGGTCTCATATGTCGGCCCTGTCATCCAAGTGTATACCCCTTCTTGCAAACGAAGGCCCACTGCTTCAGCTGCATCGCGAGCAATTTGACGACCTGAAACACTATAAGCTTCAGTCATATCTACAAATCTCGGCCCATGTGCATCGATATTGGCTCCAATGAGCGGATTTTGCCCCGTTAAATTGATATGATCCGTAATTAACATCAAATCTCCCGGTTCAAAGGCTTCATTCACCCCGCCAGCAGCGTTGGTGACAATTAGATTCTCAACCCCTAACTCCTTAAAGATTCGAATTGGATAAGTGACCGCGTCCAGCTGATACCCTTCATAATAATGGAAACGCCCTTGAAGTGCAATCACTTGCTTATCATGAATTTTCCCGTAGACTAACATCCCAGAATGACCTTCCACCGTAGAGACAGGGAAGCCAGGAATTTCTTCATAAGGCACTCGAGTGGCATCTTCAATCTTATCTGCGAAATCGCCTAAACCTGAGCCAAGAATTAACGCAATCTTAGGCTCAATCATGCCCTTCCCTCGCAAAAAATTAACTGTTTCTGTATACATAAGCTACTCCTTACTTCAATTGATCTAGAAATGATTGACCATGCTCCGTTTGCTTCACACCGAAATTATCTGCAATCGTTGCCGCAATATCTGCGAAGAATCCCTGTTCCAGTGCGCCGCTCGCCTCTAGTTGCGGACTATAAGCTAACAGGGGCACAAATTCACGGGTATGGTCCGTTCCATGGAAAGTTGGGTCATTGCCATGGTCAGCGGTGATGAGCAATAAGTCATCTGCCCGGAGGGCTGCATAAATTTCTGGCAACCGAGCATCAAAGTCTTCCAGAGCATCTCGATAACCTTCAGGATTGCGCCGATGACCGTATATGGCATCGAAATCTACTAAATTCGTAAAGCTCAAGCCGTGAAAGTCTTGTGCCATCACCTTGAGTAATTGGTCGACACCATCCATATTGCTCTTTGTACGAACACCATGGGTAATACCTTGCTCGTTGAAAATATCCGAAATCTTTCCAATGGAGATAACATCATATCCTGCTTCTTTCAAATAATCTAAGGTCGTCTCCTCAAATGGACTCAAGGCATAATCGTGGCGATTACTCGTCCGGATAAAATTCCCTGGTTCACCAACATAAGGCCTGGCAATAATCCGCCCAAGCATGTAAGGCTCTTCTAGGGTAATACTACGTATATATTCACAAATATCGTATAGTTCTTCTAGCGGTATCACTGCTTCATGTGCTGCAATCTGCAAGACTGAATCCGCGGAAGTGTAGACAATCAAATCGCCCGTTGCCATTTGATGAGCACCCCACTCATCAATAATTTCCGTTCCAGATGCCGGCTTATTGGCCACAACTTTGCGCCCGGAATACGCCTCAATTTGCTCAATCAATTCAGGGGGGAAGCCTTCAGGAAATACCCGAAAAGCTTGATCGATTCTCAATCCCATAATTTCCCAGTGGCCAGTCATCGTATCTTTACCTGCAGATAGTTCTTGTAGTTTAGTCCAGTAGCCCTTTGTCAACTCCTGTGACTCAATGCCGGCTAAAGGTTCAATATTTCCCAAGCCTAAGGCTTGCATATGTGGTACATTTAAGCCGGCTACTTCAGCAATATGCCCTAAAGTATGGGCCCCCACATCGCCAAAAGCACTTGCATCGGGTGCTTCACCAATGCCTACTGAGTCTAATACAATTAAATGAATACGCGAAAATCTTGTCATTAGCGTCCTCCTTCTTATGCTCTAGGAAAGTTCTTGCGATAGACTTCTCTTAATCGATAGTTTGAAATATGAGTATAAATTTGTGTGGTAGAAATATCAGAATGACCCAGTAATTCTTGAACCATTCTTAAATCTGCTCCATTCTCCAATAAATGCGTGGCGAAAGAATGCCGTAAAGTATGAGGGGTAACATTGGCTTGAATTCCTGCTAACTCAACATATTTCTTCAAATTCTTCCAAATACCTTGCCGCGTAAAAGGGCCGCCTCGTCGGCTGAGGTAGACAGCATTGTGATCTTGGATGCCTGGTTTTTGCATAAGATAGCGGACTTCGTTTAAGTAACGGTCCAACCAGTATTGGGCCTCCTCACCTAAGGGAACGATTCGCTCTTTATTCCCCTTGCCGATTGTTTGTATAAAGCCTAATTCTAAGTGTAGTTCATCTAACTTTAAAGTGATCAGCTCACTTACCCGCAAGCCTGTTGCATACATCAATTCGAAAATCGAGCGATCGCGAATGCCTAGATTTGTCTCAATATCTGGAGCAGCCAACAAGGCATCAATTTCATCAGTTGATAAGGTATCTGGCAAATGCTTGCGCGCTTTCGGCTGTTCGAGCAATTGGGCGGGATTCTGTTCCAGCACACCTTCCAGCATTAAATAGCGGAAGAATTGCTTTAAGCTTGATATGATGCGACTGGTAGTTGCACTCGCGTAGCCCTCATGCTTCAGTTCAACGAGGAAGAGCTGAATATCTTCGGTTTGAATATGGTCAATTTGCACCTTCGCTTTTGCTTTTAGAAACGCATTGAATTTCCTTAAGTCTCTGCGATAATTGACCACCGTATTCTCGCTATGACCTAAGTCAATACTGAGATACCTTAGGAAGTCTTCAATATATTCGTTCACACATTCACCTACTACTTTTGCAAGTAAAGGCCTTCTCCTTTGACTTGCTCTATTAAACCTTGTTTCATTAAATTCCCAACCGCCCGCTTAAATTGCCCCTTACTAATTCCTAATAAGGCCTGAATATCAGCTGGTTTCGATTTATCGTGCAAAGGCAGGAAACCTGTTGGATCTTTTTCTAGAATACGTAAAATCATCGTTGCATCCC
This region of Suicoccus acidiformans genomic DNA includes:
- the cmk gene encoding (d)CMP kinase, encoding MLHIAIDGPASSGKSTLAKALSEALDIIYLDTGAMYRAVTLALQEQAIDLSDIEAVQDVLARIDIDFAASPSGQRVYLNGHDVTEAIRQDDVTNAVSEVAAIKEVRAALVAMQQRFALNQSIVMDGRDIGTVVLPEADYKFYLTASPEIRAERRFAENQAKGLSNQSYEALLESIIQRDAYDSSRAESPLRKASDAIELDNSHMTTEATVAHILNIIRQ
- a CDS encoding LysM peptidoglycan-binding domain-containing protein, whose amino-acid sequence is MPKDKENEFNDDRFEEQEDSFEVRDEQEVDPSLDEPGSRADEESRRPWNRRFGQDENPKNRQYSRSARNQPAKEATTLSRVLLAALILTVLLPFILWGVISAQRDNKEIAERTTEQVMISRNSEASSTSEESSSEESSSESSVSSSSRESESEDESSSMSRPESSITPPEPVYQDPAVAQEPVYEEPAPTAGTTHTVSAGESWYAIARMYGVDVYTLAAANGASIDTPIHPGAVIQIP
- a CDS encoding ECF transporter S component, with product MAKSQSKTTVLLAILGAWAFILRLIELPIFPPAQFLKFDFSDLVVLVGMLVKGPVGLLAVAFIRDFLHYLFFGGEAGIPIGMMMSMAASLALFIPSHFFLSKGKSLAPKMRYLLMGVVSTLTLTVVMLLFNYFIAVPLYTKVLHFPIDNIRDYLLLILVPFNLLKGLINSVGQVFVIKVFYPQLFKRNVLYEEYIQASL
- a CDS encoding pseudouridine synthase: MERLQKVMAHAGVASRRKCEEIIQAGRVKVNGEVVRELGTKVSREDTIEVDGVPIYKEEPRYILLYKPRNVISAVSDDKERPVVTDYVQGIPERIYPIGRLDFDTTGLLMMTNDGDFANLMMHPRYKINKTYIAKIDGFLAEADMQNLRRGVMLDKQRTAPAKVRVLSTNDRKQMSVVELTIREGWNHQVKRMFEAVGRTVVSLKRERFSFLDLGNLQPGQWRELTAFEVDKLRKEAESAIK
- the scpB gene encoding SMC-Scp complex subunit ScpB, translated to MQAIQLLTRIKGILFVAGEEGVSEADLVQVLNVPSVEVQENLQALKLTLQTDETSPIELVNYNQRYRLVTKAFLEEDVKAFAQQPVNQQLSRAAVETLAIVAYRQPITRLSVDEIRGVSSQSMLQKLMQRDLIQEVGRVEAPGRPLLYGVTPYFMDYFGLESLNDLPDIEPLALNAELTSESLFDIEEWNVEYFHQEEEDD
- a CDS encoding segregation and condensation protein A, whose product is MSELFADELHLELEVFTGPFDLLLHLIRKLEVDINDIPMTEITEQYLAYVHSMQEVQLDVVGDYLVMAATLLEIKSRLLLPIEPDDELDDPYEGEDPRAALVQQLLLYQQFQDVASQLQKQEADRGRAYDRPLADLSAHIAEVKLKAGAYTVEDLAISMEDVLKRAQDREPKLREIQGDPVTVDEKIESMQNYFQLHPHTEVAFLEFVEEETPSQIISAFLAMLELVRKQWIVFQQEVPTGPITLKGSEVAHASHSITY
- a CDS encoding purine-nucleoside phosphorylase, with product MYTETVNFLRGKGMIEPKIALILGSGLGDFADKIEDATRVPYEEIPGFPVSTVEGHSGMLVYGKIHDKQVIALQGRFHYYEGYQLDAVTYPIRIFKELGVENLIVTNAAGGVNEAFEPGDLMLITDHINLTGQNPLIGANIDAHGPRFVDMTEAYSVSGRQIARDAAEAVGLRLQEGVYTWMTGPTYETPAEIRQVRIIGGDAVGMSTVPEVIVAKHCGIEVIGISCITNKAAGMQDTQAHDDVVNVSMQVKPKFEQLMQELIQRI
- the deoB gene encoding phosphopentomutase, with translation MTRFSRIHLIVLDSVGIGEAPDASAFGDVGAHTLGHIAEVAGLNVPHMQALGLGNIEPLAGIESQELTKGYWTKLQELSAGKDTMTGHWEIMGLRIDQAFRVFPEGFPPELIEQIEAYSGRKVVANKPASGTEIIDEWGAHQMATGDLIVYTSADSVLQIAAHEAVIPLEELYDICEYIRSITLEEPYMLGRIIARPYVGEPGNFIRTSNRHDYALSPFEETTLDYLKEAGYDVISIGKISDIFNEQGITHGVRTKSNMDGVDQLLKVMAQDFHGLSFTNLVDFDAIYGHRRNPEGYRDALEDFDARLPEIYAALRADDLLLITADHGNDPTFHGTDHTREFVPLLAYSPQLEASGALEQGFFADIAATIADNFGVKQTEHGQSFLDQLK
- the xerD gene encoding site-specific tyrosine recombinase XerD, which gives rise to MNEYIEDFLRYLSIDLGHSENTVVNYRRDLRKFNAFLKAKAKVQIDHIQTEDIQLFLVELKHEGYASATTSRIISSLKQFFRYLMLEGVLEQNPAQLLEQPKARKHLPDTLSTDEIDALLAAPDIETNLGIRDRSIFELMYATGLRVSELITLKLDELHLELGFIQTIGKGNKERIVPLGEEAQYWLDRYLNEVRYLMQKPGIQDHNAVYLSRRGGPFTRQGIWKNLKKYVELAGIQANVTPHTLRHSFATHLLENGADLRMVQELLGHSDISTTQIYTHISNYRLREVYRKNFPRA